The Coregonus clupeaformis isolate EN_2021a chromosome 18, ASM2061545v1, whole genome shotgun sequence genome has a segment encoding these proteins:
- the LOC121530768 gene encoding reticulon-4 receptor-like, translated as MKTSLVEGGRLLFLVVWLNLVPRGAEGCPAKCVCYSEPRPTVACQQQGLFSIPTEIPVRSQRIFLQSNKLTVVRSTSFSSVHNLTVLWMYSNNISHIEAGAFYGLERLEELDIGDNSNLRIISPTAFRGLSKLHTLHLHRCGLSELPVGAFQGLFSLQYLYLQDNNLLALHDDTFLDLANLTYLFLHNNKIKTVSDHMLRGLINLDRLLLHQNRVIYVQPRAFSDLGKLTTLFLFYNNLTVLTGETMDPLVSLQYLRLNGNQWVCDCRASTLWDWFKRFKGSSSELECNVPLELFGKDLKRLKSNDLEGCVETPQIQTQLFSSKPHSGKLPSTENPLGDGIPRCCLPDNDKSSIISGKAIPDPSSYNSRQITNNPLKEKENISKTKFREQERTKNETIRNKQSLNDGPLGTLSNNLDQSLVQIEDLESSTAPTRKKKKCTKKPKSDTQCLKGHGSTMQVALSSLFMSIIWIWFLLAMS; from the coding sequence gggGCCGACTCCTGTTCCTGGTGGTGTGGTTAAACCTGGTGCCTCGAGGAGCGGAAGGCTGCCCGGCCAAATGTGTGTGTTACAGCGAGCCGCGGCCCACCGTGGCCTGCCAGCAGCAAGGACTGTTCTCCATCCCTACCGAGATCCCCGTGCGGAGCCAGCGGATATTCCTCCAGAGCAACAAGCTGACCGTGGTCCGCTCCACCAGCTTCAGCTCTGTGCACAACCTTACCGTCCTCTGGATGTACTCTAACAATATCAGCCACATTGAGGCCGGGGCCTTCTACGGTCTGGAGCGACTGGAGGAGCTGGACATTGGGGACAACAGTAACCTGAGGATCATCAGCCCCACGGCCTTCAGGGGTCTGTCCAAGCTTCACACCCTCCATCTGCACAGGTGCGGCCTGTCGGAGTTACCTGTCGGAGCGTTCCAgggactgttctccctgcagtaccTCTACCTGCAGGACAATAACCTGCTGGCCCTGCACGACGACACCTTCCTGGACCTGGCCAACCTCACTTATCTGTTCCTGCACAACAACAAGATCAAGACTGTGTCGGACCACATGCTGCGCGGCCTCATCAACCTTGACCGCCTGCTGCTGCACCAGAACCGGGTCATCTACGTCCAGCCAAGGGCATTCAGCGACCTGGGGAAGCTGACCACGCTGTTCCTGTTCTACAACAACCTTACCGTGCTGACCGGGGAGACCATGGACCCGCTGGTGTCCCTGCAGTACCTGCGTCTCAATGGGAACCAGTGGGTATGTGACTGTCGGGCCAGTACCCTGTGGGACTGGTTCAAACGCTTCAAGGGCTCCAGCTCGGAGCTCGAGTGTAACGTCCCCCTGGAGTTGTTCGGGAAGGACCTGAAACGGCTGAAGAGTAACGACCTGGAAGGGTGTGTGGAGACGCCCCAGATCCAGACCCAGCTCTTCAGCTCCAAGCCACACTCCGGAAAATTGCCCTCCACGGAAAATCCTCTAGGAGACGGAATTCCCAGGTGTTGTCTTCCAGACAATGATAAGTCCTCTATCATCTCCGGGAAAGCCATCCCTGACCCCTCATCCTACAACAGCCGTCAGATCACCAACAACCCCCTCAAGGAGAAGGAGAACATATCCAAGACCAAATTCAGAGAGCAGGAGCGAACGAAAAACGAGACCATCCGGAATAAGCAGAGTCTCAACGACGGGCCTCTGGGGACCCTGTCCAACAACCTTGACCAGTCATTGGTCCAAATCGAAGACCTGGAATCTTCTACAGCCCCAACCAGGAAGAAAAAGAAGTGCACTAAAAAGCCCAAATCTGACACCCAGTGTCTCAAAGGCCATGGATCTACAATGCAGGTGGCGCTGAGTTCTCTCTTCATGTCCATAATCTGGATCTGGTTCTTGTTGGCCATGTCTTAG